A stretch of Bacteroidota bacterium DNA encodes these proteins:
- the bamD gene encoding outer membrane protein assembly factor BamD, translated as MFKKAVTFTFILLTVILLYSCTSYRQVLKSTNTSYKYKMAVGYYNKGDYHRALQLFDELLIYYRGNDTSEKINYYNAFCYYGQGDYLQAGYYFLKFTSTFPTSKYTEECLYMSAFCQSLYSPDYSLDQTITIEAIKGLQLFVDQYPKSERVKDCNKLIDDLRGKLEQKSYEVARLYLKIESYPAAVISFKNLLKEFPDTRFREDAYFYILKSQYLYALNSIENKKKERFSASADAYNALLSTYPTTKYLNQANVIYKSITKELSKPPKTKKS; from the coding sequence ATGTTTAAAAAAGCCGTCACCTTTACATTTATATTGCTGACAGTCATATTGTTATACTCCTGTACCAGCTATCGTCAGGTGCTTAAGAGTACCAATACGTCGTATAAGTACAAAATGGCCGTTGGATATTATAACAAAGGCGATTACCATCGTGCACTGCAGCTTTTTGATGAACTGCTGATTTATTATCGCGGAAACGACACCTCCGAAAAGATAAATTACTACAATGCTTTCTGCTATTACGGTCAGGGTGATTATCTGCAGGCAGGTTATTATTTTCTTAAATTTACCTCTACCTTTCCCACCAGTAAATACACTGAAGAATGCCTCTATATGAGCGCTTTCTGCCAATCTCTATATTCACCTGATTACAGTCTGGATCAAACCATAACCATTGAAGCCATCAAAGGACTTCAGTTATTTGTTGACCAATACCCGAAAAGCGAGCGTGTAAAAGACTGCAACAAACTCATTGACGACCTCAGAGGCAAGCTGGAACAAAAATCATATGAAGTGGCACGGCTTTATCTGAAAATTGAAAGTTACCCTGCAGCAGTTATCTCTTTTAAAAATCTGCTGAAGGAATTCCCGGATACCCGCTTCAGGGAAGATGCCTATTTCTACATTCTCAAATCACAATACCTGTATGCTCTAAACAGCATAGAAAATAAGAAAAAGGAGCGGTTTAGCGCTTCAGCGGATGCCTATAATGCGCTGTTGTCAACCTATCCGACAACAAAATACCTCAACCAGGCAAATGTAATTTATAAAAGCATTACCAAAGAGTTGAGTAAACCACCCAAAACGAAAAAATCATAA
- a CDS encoding DMT family transporter, whose product MLYLLLAIMFTTTIMLLFKLFDRYKVDNLVAITVNYAVAACFGFFLSPVRMSPATIIGQPWFWVALAAGASLIITFLIYALSTQKVGIAISAVTGKMSAVIPVMIGILMFRESMNALKIIGVILALVAFWLTFKKEKAGKIEWKYLFLPFLLFVGNGANDSLFKIAQAWYIPNENITFFLACTFGISLLMGLLVLVIRIIIKKKWPDIKSIIAGILLGLANWGATYFFFLGLTNFDISVFVPVFNVSIVILSALSGLLLFREKLRLINWIGIASAVAAILLIAFS is encoded by the coding sequence ATGCTCTATTTATTACTGGCCATAATGTTCACGACAACCATCATGTTATTGTTCAAACTTTTTGATCGGTATAAAGTGGATAATCTGGTTGCCATCACGGTCAATTACGCGGTTGCTGCCTGTTTTGGCTTTTTTCTCTCACCTGTAAGGATGAGTCCCGCAACGATTATCGGTCAGCCATGGTTTTGGGTGGCTCTAGCCGCCGGTGCATCGCTCATCATCACCTTTCTGATTTATGCATTGTCAACGCAAAAAGTGGGCATTGCCATTTCGGCCGTTACCGGAAAAATGTCGGCAGTTATTCCGGTAATGATTGGTATACTGATGTTTAGAGAAAGCATGAATGCGCTGAAAATCATTGGTGTAATACTGGCATTGGTTGCTTTCTGGCTCACGTTTAAAAAGGAAAAAGCCGGTAAAATTGAATGGAAATACCTGTTTCTGCCGTTTCTGCTCTTTGTCGGTAACGGAGCCAATGATTCCCTCTTTAAAATAGCTCAGGCATGGTATATCCCGAATGAAAATATTACTTTTTTTCTTGCCTGTACTTTCGGAATATCACTGCTGATGGGACTTTTGGTACTGGTAATCCGGATTATCATAAAAAAGAAATGGCCGGATATTAAAAGTATCATTGCCGGTATTTTACTCGGACTGGCAAACTGGGGCGCGACCTATTTCTTTTTCCTCGGACTGACCAATTTCGACATTTCCGTGTTTGTACCTGTTTTCAACGTCAGCATTGTGATATTAAGCGCCTTAAGCGGATTGCTGCTGTTCCGCGAAAAACTCAGGCTGATAAACTGGATAGGAATCGCATCGGCCGTAGCGGCCATTTTGCTCATTGCGTTTTCGTAA
- a CDS encoding cysteine desulfurase family protein: MIYFDNAATTPLAPEVISVMHQVMTEIPGNPSSTHALGRKARVLIEDARLTVAGILKVSPAEIFFTSSGTEALNTVLFSAVLDSRIKNIISSRLEHHAVLHTLEIIDKRGWANVHFVNTDAAGHVSLIHLEELLSENEKSMVCLMLANNEIGNLLPYKEVAELCHKNDALFLTDAVQAVGKMKLNLANSGIHFAACSGHKFHGPKGIGILYINKDVTISPLIYGGGQEREMRSGTENIYGIAGIAKAMEVSYASFDEKTAHLRALKNRMIEALKLNFSGAIFNGDCESNGLINLLSVSLPTKSRSEMLLQRLDMDGVAVSGGSACSSGALGTSHVMDALGKNHELPVIRISFSRYNTFEEVDQFIEVLKKAYK; encoded by the coding sequence ATGATATACTTTGATAACGCGGCAACCACTCCTCTTGCCCCCGAAGTAATTTCGGTGATGCATCAGGTAATGACCGAAATTCCGGGGAATCCATCGTCTACACATGCTCTGGGTCGCAAAGCACGCGTACTTATTGAGGATGCTCGCCTTACTGTTGCCGGAATATTAAAAGTCAGTCCGGCTGAAATATTTTTTACCTCATCGGGTACCGAAGCACTAAACACGGTATTATTTAGTGCAGTTTTGGACAGCCGAATCAAGAACATCATTTCAAGCCGCCTCGAGCATCACGCAGTGCTTCATACGCTGGAAATCATTGACAAAAGGGGATGGGCGAACGTTCATTTTGTGAATACCGACGCTGCCGGGCATGTTTCACTCATTCATCTTGAGGAGTTACTTTCTGAAAATGAAAAAAGTATGGTGTGCCTGATGCTCGCGAATAATGAAATCGGGAATCTGCTTCCGTATAAAGAAGTAGCTGAATTATGCCATAAAAATGATGCTCTTTTTCTAACCGATGCTGTTCAGGCAGTCGGCAAAATGAAGCTCAACCTGGCTAACTCCGGAATCCATTTTGCAGCCTGCTCAGGACACAAATTTCACGGCCCGAAAGGAATCGGAATTTTGTATATCAACAAAGATGTTACAATTAGTCCGCTTATTTATGGAGGCGGGCAGGAACGCGAAATGCGCTCCGGAACCGAGAATATTTACGGTATCGCCGGCATTGCAAAAGCCATGGAGGTTTCGTATGCTTCTTTTGATGAAAAAACGGCGCATTTACGGGCACTTAAAAACCGAATGATTGAAGCGTTGAAATTGAATTTTTCAGGAGCGATTTTTAACGGCGATTGCGAATCAAACGGGCTTATCAATCTGTTGTCGGTTTCATTGCCGACCAAATCCCGCTCAGAAATGCTTTTACAGCGATTGGATATGGACGGTGTGGCTGTTTCGGGCGGAAGTGCCTGCTCATCGGGCGCGCTCGGCACTTCTCATGTTATGGACGCCTTGGGAAAGAATCACGAACTGCCTGTTATCAGGATTTCGTTCAGCCGTTATAATACGTTTGAAGAAGTAGATCAATTTATCGAAGTCTTAAAGAAGGCTTATAAGTAG
- the glmM gene encoding phosphoglucosamine mutase, with the protein MTLIKSISGIRGTIGGKPGDGLSPMDIVKYTSAFASFILTESGKKKPLIVVGRDARLSGDMVNRLVTGTLNAMGADSVDIGLSTTPTVEMAVTELKADGGIIITASHNPKHWNALKLLCSSGEFLNNEQATELLRIAENNVPLYAEIIGIGHNTMNDAMIDMHIRKVVDLPLVDVDAIKKANFSVAIDCVNSTGGIVLPRLLKALGVTKVTELYCEPDGRFPHNPEPLPENLQELSATVTKNNNDVGFVVDPDVDRLAIVCEDGEMFGEEYTLVAVADYVLKNKAGNTVSNLSSTSALRDLTIKHGGTYTPSAVGEVNVVDMMKKTNAVIGGEGNGGVIFPELHYGRDALVGIALFLSHLARFGKSCSTLRATYPNYFMSKNKIEVSKDTDTALILDKLREKYKSMPHSLIDGVRIDVSPTEWVHLRRSNTESIIRIYSESDSTSKAEHLARKFVQDIREILKINTED; encoded by the coding sequence ATGACACTTATCAAATCTATTTCCGGGATCAGAGGCACAATAGGAGGAAAACCGGGCGACGGCCTCAGCCCCATGGATATCGTAAAATATACCTCAGCCTTCGCCTCGTTTATTCTTACTGAAAGTGGTAAAAAGAAACCGCTTATCGTTGTTGGCCGTGATGCACGCCTTTCAGGCGATATGGTTAACCGCTTGGTAACAGGCACGTTAAATGCCATGGGCGCTGACTCTGTCGATATTGGACTCAGTACAACACCCACCGTTGAAATGGCGGTTACCGAGCTAAAAGCCGATGGCGGTATCATTATTACTGCCAGCCATAATCCGAAGCACTGGAACGCCCTGAAACTGCTTTGCAGTTCAGGCGAATTTCTGAATAACGAACAGGCTACAGAACTGCTCAGAATTGCAGAAAATAATGTTCCGTTATATGCCGAAATTATTGGTATCGGACATAATACCATGAATGATGCGATGATTGACATGCACATACGGAAAGTTGTGGACCTTCCGCTGGTGGATGTTGATGCTATCAAAAAAGCAAATTTCTCCGTAGCCATCGATTGCGTAAATTCAACCGGTGGAATAGTGCTGCCGCGTCTTCTTAAAGCACTTGGCGTTACCAAAGTCACGGAGCTTTACTGCGAGCCCGACGGCCGCTTCCCGCATAACCCGGAGCCATTGCCCGAGAACCTTCAGGAGCTTTCGGCAACGGTTACTAAAAATAACAACGATGTCGGTTTTGTAGTTGACCCCGACGTTGACCGCCTTGCTATTGTGTGCGAAGACGGCGAAATGTTCGGCGAAGAATATACCCTGGTTGCCGTGGCTGATTATGTACTTAAAAATAAAGCCGGCAACACCGTTTCTAATCTGTCGTCAACTTCTGCTTTGCGCGACCTCACTATAAAGCACGGAGGTACATACACACCTTCGGCTGTCGGCGAAGTAAATGTGGTTGACATGATGAAAAAAACCAATGCCGTGATTGGCGGTGAAGGTAATGGCGGTGTTATATTCCCGGAACTGCACTACGGACGCGACGCTTTGGTGGGGATTGCACTGTTTCTGAGTCATCTGGCGCGCTTCGGAAAAAGCTGTTCCACACTTCGGGCTACTTACCCGAATTATTTCATGTCGAAAAATAAAATTGAAGTTTCGAAAGATACCGATACGGCACTGATTCTTGATAAGCTGCGCGAAAAATATAAAAGTATGCCGCACTCATTGATAGACGGCGTTCGCATTGATGTGAGCCCTACCGAATGGGTGCATCTGCGCCGCTCAAACACTGAATCTATTATTCGTATTTATTCTGAAAGCGATTCAACGTCCAAAGCAGAACATCTGGCACGCAAATTTGTTCAGGATATTCGCGAAATCCTAAAAATAAACACCGAAGATTGA
- a CDS encoding tetratricopeptide repeat protein, which translates to MNEDFEDFDENYIIDLVTRFENMLSEKGQCFFDVEEYEDIIDYYFEKDNLKKTDIAIELAMQQHPYTHTFLLKKAQLLASSDKPEKALNMLEQIERKYGEDPDITLVKASIYSQLKHYEKSIEAYKKAAESFDEPADIFANIAYEYQNTGNYTKALFYLKKAIKADPANDSILYELGYCFEVLNRTEEAVKFFNLYIDENPYSDVAWFNLGIAYSNLELYEKAIEANDYVIAINTTFISGFFNKANAFINLERYEEAIAVYQEILEIEEADAMTYYYMGECYEKLKMYDQATENYNKALEIDEFLADAWMGLGVVHEETGNFIKAQFFMANAIKIEPINADYWYIMGDLQYKTGMLEKSLESYRKVCELNPKDTDIWIDISEVIAETGTIEQAIDSIAEGILEQPKNAAFQYRHAGYLFIAGLEKEALLKLEESLNLDYRGYIDLLDYLPQLKLNSGVTDLIEFYKK; encoded by the coding sequence ATGAATGAAGATTTTGAAGATTTTGATGAAAATTACATCATCGACTTGGTTACCCGCTTTGAAAACATGCTTTCGGAAAAGGGGCAATGCTTCTTTGACGTAGAAGAGTACGAAGATATTATTGACTATTATTTCGAAAAAGATAACCTTAAAAAAACTGACATCGCCATTGAACTGGCCATGCAGCAGCATCCTTATACGCACACATTCCTGTTAAAAAAAGCACAGCTCCTCGCCTCTTCCGACAAACCTGAGAAAGCCCTCAACATGCTTGAGCAGATTGAACGGAAATATGGTGAAGATCCGGACATAACACTTGTTAAAGCCAGTATATACAGCCAGCTTAAGCATTACGAAAAATCTATAGAAGCTTACAAAAAAGCAGCTGAGTCGTTTGATGAACCTGCCGATATCTTTGCGAATATTGCATATGAATATCAGAATACCGGCAATTATACCAAAGCGCTGTTCTATTTAAAAAAAGCCATTAAAGCAGACCCTGCCAACGACAGTATTTTGTATGAACTGGGGTATTGCTTTGAAGTGTTGAACAGAACCGAGGAAGCTGTTAAGTTTTTCAACCTGTACATCGACGAAAATCCATATTCGGATGTTGCATGGTTTAACCTCGGCATTGCCTACAGCAATCTCGAATTGTATGAAAAAGCAATTGAGGCCAATGATTATGTAATAGCTATCAATACTACGTTTATCTCGGGCTTCTTTAATAAAGCCAATGCCTTTATCAATCTGGAACGCTATGAGGAAGCCATTGCGGTGTACCAAGAAATTCTGGAAATTGAGGAAGCTGATGCCATGACCTATTATTATATGGGTGAGTGCTACGAAAAGCTTAAAATGTACGATCAGGCTACCGAGAATTATAATAAAGCACTTGAGATTGATGAGTTTCTGGCAGATGCATGGATGGGTCTTGGTGTGGTTCACGAGGAAACCGGAAATTTTATTAAGGCACAGTTTTTTATGGCGAATGCCATTAAAATTGAGCCCATCAATGCCGACTACTGGTATATTATGGGTGATTTGCAGTACAAAACGGGCATGCTCGAAAAATCGCTTGAATCCTATCGGAAGGTTTGTGAATTAAATCCTAAAGATACCGATATCTGGATAGACATTTCGGAAGTGATAGCCGAAACAGGGACAATTGAACAAGCCATTGATTCTATTGCCGAAGGTATTCTGGAACAGCCTAAGAATGCAGCATTTCAATACCGTCATGCCGGTTATCTTTTCATTGCCGGACTGGAAAAAGAAGCACTTTTAAAACTCGAGGAGTCGTTAAACCTCGACTATCGCGGTTATATTGACCTGCTTGATTATCTTCCCCAGCTTAAGCTGAACAGCGGTGTAACCGACCTGATAGAATTTTATAAAAAATAA
- a CDS encoding phosphosulfolactate synthase, with protein MNYTLPFIPSRPEKPRESGITMVMDKGLSLRECENMVSAGGYIADFVKFGFGTSAVVGSLEDKVKVFHRAGIRVYLGGTLFEAFVIRGMFDDYVKLAKRLKLETVEVSDGSMKMEHSQKCEYIKKLAQDFTVLSEVGSKDENVHLSTAEWINGMKSELEAGAFKVIAEAREGGNVGIFNSAGKAESELIDEIIAKVGADSVLWETPLKSQQVWFIKKIGANANLGNVAPNELIALEALRLGLRGDTFFEYLPEELKKNKI; from the coding sequence ATGAACTATACGTTGCCCTTTATTCCGTCACGGCCCGAAAAGCCGCGGGAAAGCGGAATCACTATGGTTATGGATAAAGGCCTTAGCCTTAGAGAGTGTGAAAACATGGTTTCGGCAGGAGGTTATATTGCCGATTTTGTTAAGTTTGGGTTTGGCACTTCAGCTGTGGTAGGAAGTCTTGAAGATAAAGTAAAGGTATTTCACCGTGCCGGAATACGCGTATACCTTGGCGGAACGCTGTTCGAAGCCTTTGTAATACGAGGCATGTTTGACGACTATGTAAAGCTGGCAAAGCGGCTGAAGCTTGAAACCGTTGAAGTATCGGACGGCTCGATGAAAATGGAACATTCGCAGAAATGCGAATACATCAAAAAACTGGCACAGGATTTCACTGTTTTGTCTGAAGTTGGTTCGAAAGATGAAAACGTACATCTGAGCACTGCTGAATGGATAAATGGTATGAAATCGGAGCTTGAGGCCGGTGCATTTAAAGTTATTGCCGAAGCCCGCGAAGGTGGCAATGTAGGAATCTTTAACAGCGCAGGCAAAGCCGAAAGCGAACTGATAGACGAGATTATTGCAAAGGTAGGCGCTGACAGTGTATTATGGGAAACACCGCTCAAATCGCAACAAGTCTGGTTCATAAAAAAGATTGGCGCGAATGCTAATCTGGGTAATGTAGCACCCAACGAGCTGATAGCACTTGAAGCGCTTCGCCTTGGATTAAGGGGCGATACTTTTTTTGAATATCTTCCTGAAGAGCTTAAAAAAAATAAAATTTAA
- a CDS encoding DedA family protein, protein MGLTAWIAAMATAFISKLGYLGLLILMALESMVAPVPSEAVMPFAGFLISDGKMSFLGVIFFSTLGSIIGSLIGYWMGAAGGRPLVEKWGKYLLLDKSDLDVTEKWFSKRGDVTVFVCRFIPVVRHLISIPAGISKMNLWKFSIYTLIGAGIWNSILTVAGYFLKKNWGEIMKYSHIIDYVVVAVLLLAVIYYVYKFYKNRKKSRKS, encoded by the coding sequence ATGGGTTTGACAGCATGGATAGCAGCGATGGCTACCGCCTTTATTTCGAAGTTGGGTTATCTGGGTCTTTTAATACTGATGGCCCTTGAGAGTATGGTAGCACCTGTTCCCAGCGAAGCCGTAATGCCATTTGCAGGATTTTTAATCTCTGATGGTAAAATGTCTTTCCTGGGCGTTATTTTCTTCAGCACACTTGGAAGTATTATTGGCTCACTGATTGGTTACTGGATGGGCGCAGCCGGCGGCAGACCGCTGGTTGAAAAATGGGGAAAGTATCTGTTACTTGATAAAAGCGATCTGGACGTTACCGAAAAATGGTTCAGTAAACGTGGGGACGTAACAGTATTTGTATGCCGCTTCATTCCTGTTGTACGCCATCTTATCTCCATCCCTGCCGGTATCAGTAAAATGAACCTCTGGAAATTTTCCATCTACACACTGATAGGTGCAGGTATCTGGAATTCGATACTCACTGTTGCCGGATATTTTCTGAAAAAGAACTGGGGCGAAATTATGAAGTACAGCCACATTATAGATTATGTTGTAGTTGCAGTGCTTCTTTTAGCTGTCATTTATTACGTTTACAAATTTTACAAGAACAGAAAAAAAAGTCGTAAGTCATGA
- the aroE gene encoding shikimate dehydrogenase (AroE; catalyzes the conversion of shikimate to 3-dehydroshikimate): protein MIGYPLSHSFSAEYFTNKFRKEKIAETMYRPYELSSIELLPLLLSNIPFEGLNVTLPFKEIIIPMLDEIDDTAVATGAVNVIKIKHENGKNILHGYNTDVIGFERSIRPHLSSYHKSALILGTGGASKAAAYILGMYHIPFKFVSREKQGENIMTYADLTQESITDNLIIINATPVGMVPGDTAKPDIPYQFLTDKHLLYDMVYNPPITEFMNEGRKYGADTISGLKMFFLQAEWAWRIWNDGRC from the coding sequence TTGATCGGTTATCCACTCTCACATTCTTTCTCGGCTGAATATTTTACAAATAAATTCCGCAAAGAAAAGATAGCCGAAACTATGTATCGCCCGTATGAGCTCTCAAGCATAGAATTACTGCCTTTATTGCTTTCCAATATTCCTTTTGAAGGATTAAATGTCACCCTCCCTTTCAAGGAAATAATAATACCGATGCTGGATGAAATTGATGACACTGCAGTAGCCACAGGTGCTGTAAATGTTATTAAAATAAAACATGAGAACGGCAAAAACATACTGCACGGCTATAATACCGATGTTATAGGATTTGAACGTTCTATAAGGCCTCACCTATCAAGCTATCACAAATCGGCCTTGATACTGGGAACCGGTGGCGCCTCGAAGGCAGCAGCCTATATTCTGGGCATGTATCATATCCCGTTTAAGTTTGTTTCCCGCGAAAAGCAGGGAGAAAATATAATGACCTATGCTGACCTTACTCAAGAGAGCATCACCGATAATCTGATTATTATTAATGCTACACCTGTTGGCATGGTTCCCGGCGATACCGCAAAGCCGGATATTCCCTATCAGTTTCTAACGGATAAGCACCTGTTGTACGACATGGTTTATAACCCTCCTATTACTGAGTTCATGAATGAAGGCAGGAAATACGGAGCCGACACCATCAGTGGGCTGAAGATGTTCTTTCTTCAGGCTGAGTGGGCATGGCGCATCTGGAATGACGGACGCTGCTAA
- a CDS encoding response regulator, whose protein sequence is MKNINILIVEDEKLIALSLKRNLTDDGINVMAIADEGNLALELVHELKPDLVIMDVMIKGDLTGVDVSEKIREFSSVPIIFTSAVTTDDILTRAKAVRPYGYLVKPVNYDELKVSVEIAVSNYKYEQDLSRQKKFFCSCMEAIPAGVAIAGPDGNLLCCNHAFCLIAGGDPATIKGKNIRELMPCPEVDSILECQTEIDVPGEFPIVYLNKEGLNVPAQMNYNRVDDDIDEGILHIFSFPVEFLKK, encoded by the coding sequence ATGAAAAATATCAACATTCTTATCGTTGAGGACGAAAAGCTTATAGCTCTTTCACTTAAACGAAATTTAACCGACGACGGTATCAATGTTATGGCTATTGCCGACGAAGGGAATTTAGCGTTGGAACTTGTCCATGAGCTCAAACCGGATTTGGTTATAATGGACGTGATGATAAAGGGCGACCTGACCGGTGTTGATGTATCAGAGAAAATCAGGGAGTTTTCCTCAGTTCCGATTATTTTCACTTCGGCTGTTACTACAGATGATATCCTTACAAGAGCAAAAGCGGTGCGCCCATATGGATATTTAGTGAAACCGGTTAACTACGATGAACTGAAGGTGAGTGTTGAGATTGCGGTAAGCAATTACAAATATGAACAGGACCTTTCGCGACAGAAAAAATTCTTTTGTTCATGTATGGAAGCTATTCCGGCAGGAGTGGCTATTGCCGGTCCCGATGGTAATCTGTTGTGTTGCAATCACGCTTTTTGCCTTATCGCGGGAGGTGACCCTGCTACTATCAAAGGTAAGAACATACGAGAATTGATGCCGTGCCCCGAAGTAGATTCCATTTTAGAATGTCAGACGGAAATTGATGTGCCTGGAGAGTTTCCCATTGTCTATTTAAACAAGGAAGGTTTGAATGTGCCTGCTCAAATGAATTACAATAGGGTAGATGATGATATTGATGAAGGGATACTTCATATTTTTTCATTCCCCGTTGAGTTCCTGAAAAAATAA
- a CDS encoding glycine-rich protein, with the protein MNFKKAIFFVFLMISVSLVFPQGAAINNTGSAADPSAILDVSSIDKGALLPRMTDVQRNAIVNPADGLIIYNTVTKCINLFKSGSWFEICGNCVPPATPVAGNNSPVCSGDTIKLTSTAVPNATYSWTGPNGFTSTLKDPKIPNSSTANSGIYSVVATVGACSSSAAVTTVTVNQSPSSAFTMNPTSAGINTNITFTPNVTGATYSWVFQGGTPATSTIQNPVVQWGTTGTFNITLTVTQAGCTSGVTTNNITISSCGSIHGSQTFNYTGSAQTWQVPVCVTSISASVYGAQGGSGYSGNTNYGGLASATLTVTPGETLTIYVGSQGSGVNGGFNGGGPGAGSGYGGGGASDIRQGGTSLNERIIVGAGGGGGSYWSSLEVVGGKGGGLTGEDGYRVPADAGGQGGTQTGSGTGTCSSMNNPIVSGGFGYGGNSNNGCGCDGYGGGSGWYGGAGSGNCRGGGGGSNYVTPTGSSNVVHTRGVKVGDGQIIITW; encoded by the coding sequence ATGAATTTCAAAAAAGCAATATTCTTTGTATTTCTAATGATTTCGGTTTCATTAGTTTTCCCGCAGGGTGCAGCTATTAATAATACCGGAAGCGCTGCCGACCCGTCCGCTATACTTGACGTAAGCAGCATCGATAAAGGCGCCCTATTGCCGCGCATGACCGATGTGCAGCGCAATGCCATAGTTAATCCGGCCGACGGTCTGATTATTTATAATACGGTTACAAAGTGCATCAACCTGTTTAAAAGCGGTTCCTGGTTTGAAATATGTGGCAATTGCGTGCCTCCCGCGACACCGGTTGCAGGAAACAACAGCCCAGTTTGTTCAGGCGACACGATAAAACTGACATCAACGGCGGTTCCAAATGCTACATACAGCTGGACAGGACCAAATGGGTTTACTTCAACACTTAAAGATCCCAAAATACCGAATTCCTCTACGGCAAATTCAGGCATTTACAGTGTTGTAGCTACAGTAGGTGCATGCAGCAGCAGTGCCGCTGTTACAACGGTTACGGTTAATCAGTCACCGTCGTCAGCGTTCACAATGAATCCTACAAGTGCAGGTATCAATACCAATATTACGTTCACGCCAAATGTTACCGGAGCAACCTATAGCTGGGTATTTCAGGGAGGAACACCTGCCACAAGCACTATACAGAATCCTGTTGTACAATGGGGCACTACCGGTACATTCAATATCACCTTGACCGTAACTCAAGCCGGGTGCACATCTGGAGTTACCACAAACAATATTACCATTAGTTCTTGCGGAAGCATTCATGGAAGTCAGACATTCAATTATACCGGTTCAGCGCAGACCTGGCAGGTGCCGGTATGTGTGACGAGTATCTCTGCCAGCGTTTACGGAGCGCAGGGAGGCTCAGGCTACAGTGGCAATACTAACTATGGCGGACTGGCTTCAGCCACTCTCACCGTTACACCGGGCGAAACACTTACAATTTATGTTGGCTCACAAGGTTCAGGTGTTAACGGCGGATTCAATGGTGGCGGTCCAGGAGCAGGCTCAGGTTATGGCGGAGGTGGCGCTTCTGATATCAGGCAAGGCGGAACTTCACTGAATGAACGTATTATTGTGGGTGCCGGTGGTGGCGGAGGAAGCTACTGGAGCAGCCTTGAGGTTGTTGGAGGCAAAGGCGGCGGCCTTACCGGCGAAGATGGCTATCGTGTACCTGCTGACGCGGGCGGTCAGGGTGGAACTCAAACTGGCAGCGGAACAGGAACCTGTTCAAGCATGAATAATCCAATTGTTTCCGGTGGATTCGGTTACGGAGGCAACAGCAATAATGGTTGCGGATGCGACGGTTATGGTGGCGGCTCTGGATGGTATGGTGGTGCCGGAAGCGGCAATTGCCGTGGCGGCGGTGGCGGAAGCAATTATGTAACGCCTACCGGTTCTTCTAATGTTGTTCACACAAGAGGCGTCAAAGTGGGTGATGGACAGATTATTATTACATGGTAG